One window from the genome of Clarias gariepinus isolate MV-2021 ecotype Netherlands chromosome 15, CGAR_prim_01v2, whole genome shotgun sequence encodes:
- the tbl1xr1a gene encoding F-box-like/WD repeat-containing protein TBL1XR1a, giving the protein MSISSDEVNFLVYRYLQESGFSHSAFTFGIESHISQSNINGALVPPAALISIIQKGLQYVEAEVSINEDGTLFDGRPIESLSLIDAVMPDVVQTRQQAYRDKLAQQQAAAAPPASSTNMQGNAKNGENTANGEENGAHALPNNHADMMEVDGDVEIPQNKAMVLRGHESEVFICAWNPVSDLLASGSGDSTARIWNLSENSTSSSTQLVLRHCIREGGQDVPSNKDVTSLDWNSEGTLLATGSYDGFARIWTKDGNLASTLGQHKGPIFALKWNKKGNFILSAGVDKTTIIWDAHTGEAKQQFPFHSAPALDVDWQSNNTFASCSTDMCIHVCKLGQDRPIKTFQGHTNEVNAIKWDPTGNLLASCSDDMTLKIWSMKQDTCVHDLQAHSKEIYTIKWSPTGPGTNNPNANLMLASASFDSTVRLWDVDRGICIHTLTKHQEPVYSVAFSPDGRHLASGSFDKCVHIWNTQTGALVHSYRGTGGIFEVCWNAAGDKVGASASDGSVCVLDLRK; this is encoded by the exons atgagcataagcagtgatGAGGTCAACTTTCTGGTGTACAGATACCTACAGGAGTCAG GGTTTTCCCATTCAGCCTTCACGTTTGGCATAGAGAGCCACATCAGCCAGTCCAACATCAACGGAGCCCTAGTGCCCCCTGCTGCCCTCATCTCCATCATCCAGAAGGGCCTGCAGTATGTGGAGGCAGAAGTCAGTATCAATGAG GACGGCACCCTATTTGATGGCCGGCCGATCGAATCTTTGTCTCTGATCGACGCTGTGATGCCTGACGTTGTTCAGACGCGTCAGCAGGCTTACCGAGACAAACTGGCACAGCAGCAAGCTGCCGCCGCACCTCCAGCCTCCAGCACAAACATGCAGGGCAACGCCAAAAATGGAGAGAACACCGCCAACGGAGAAGAAAACGGTGCACATGCCTTACCTA ATAACCATGCAGACATGATGGAGGTAGACGGAGATGTGGAGATTCCTCAAAACAAAGCTATGGTGTTAAGGGGGCACGAGTCTGAAGTGTTTATTTGTGCCTGGAACCCTGTCAGCGACCTTCTCGCTTCTGG GTCCGGGGACTCGACAGCTCGCATATGGAACCTGAGTGAGAACAGCACCAGCAGCTCCACACAGCTCGTGCTCAGGCACTGTATACGAGAGGGAGGCCAAGACGTGCCCAGCAACAAAGACGTTACATCATTAGACTGGAAT AGCGAGGGTACATTACTAGCCACAGGCTCTTATGATGGCTTTGCCAGGATATGGACAAAAGATG gtAATCTTGCCAGCACCTTGGGTCAGCATAAAGGACCTATATTTGCGCTGAAATGGAACAAGAAAGGAAATTTTATCCTTAGCGCTGGTGTAGACAAG ACAACAATCATTTGGGATGCTCATACAGGAGAGGCCAAGCAGCAGTTTCCCTTCCATTCAG CACCTGCTCTGGATGTGGACTGGCAGAGCAACAACACGTTCGCCTCATGCAGCACAGACATGTGCATTCATGTGTGTAAACTGGGCCAGGACCGACCCATAAAGACATTCCAAGGACACACA AATGAAGTAAATGCAATCAAATGGGATCCAACTGGTAACCTGCTGGCATCATGTTCTGACGACATGACGCTGAAG atCTGGAGTATGAAGCAGGACACTTGCGTTCATGACTTACAAGCTCACAGCAAAGAAATATACACTATAAAATGGAGCCCGACTGGCCCTGGCACCAACAACCCCAATGCCAATCTCATGCTTGCCAG TGCATCCTTTGACTCCACTGTTCGACTATGGGATGTAGATCGAGGCATCTGCATTCACACATTAACCAAACACCAGGAGCCAGTGTACAGCGTCGCCTTTAGCCCCGACGGCCGCCATCTGGCTAGCGGCTCTTTCGACAAGTGTGTACACATCTGGAACACACAG ACTGGTGCTTTAGTTCATAGTTACAGGGGAACAGGAGGCATTTTTGAAGTGTGTTGGAATGCAGCTGGTGACAAAGTGGGTGCAAGTGCATCGGATGGCTCT GTTTGTGTATTAGATCTGAGGAAATAA